In Silene latifolia isolate original U9 population chromosome 6, ASM4854445v1, whole genome shotgun sequence, the genomic window ATTTCAATCAATTTAGAACACACCAACCAAAAAAATGCCAAAATTTCCTCCAATTTCAGAATGcaacataaaaacaaaatcctacAAAACCGTAGCAGCAGACTTAGATGGCACGTTACTAATTTCAAATTCATCATTTCCATATTTCATGTTAATTGCAATTGAAGCAGGAAGCTTAATTAGAGGATTAATCTTATTATTAACCTTCCCAATTATCGCGATTTCCTACTTACTAATCTCCGAATCACTCGCCATCAAAACCATGATATACATTTCTTTCAAGGGTCTCAAGTTACGTGACATAGAACACGTATCACGTACCGTGCTCTCGAGGTTTTACGCAGGAGACGTGCGTAAGGAGAGTTTCGAGGTTTTTGACAAGTGCGAGGGTAAAAAGGTTGTGGTTACGGCTAACCCAATTATAATGGTTGAGAGTTTTGTTAAGGATTATTTAGGGGGTGATGTTGTGTTAGGGACGAGTATTGGGATTGATCCGTTGACTCAAAAGGCGACCGGGTTTGTGACGGGTGATGGAGTTTTGGTGTCGGGGATGAAGCGAAAGGCGATTGTGGCGGAGTTTGAAGGGGAAGGTATGCCGGATGTTGGTCTTGGTGATCGGAAGACTGATCATGACTTTATGGCTCTTTGTAAGGTACGTACACATTTGTTGTTATGGCCTACTTCCATAGTTTTGTATTTCATCCGTAATTACATGATGTTCTCGTTTGACTTTCTAAGGTCAAAGTTTGCAAACTTTTTAAAGTGTTACCTAGAAGACCGTAAAAAGTCAAACGGGAACATCATGTAATTACAGAGGAAGTAATTATTTTTGTTTAGAGGTGATTGAATGCATAGATTTGAAACGGGTTAAAGTCGGATTTGCATAGATTTTTGGGCCATGGACAATTGGACATTTGGACATGC contains:
- the LOC141586102 gene encoding glycerol-3-phosphate 2-O-acyltransferase 4-like, whose protein sequence is MPKFPPISECNIKTKSYKTVAADLDGTLLISNSSFPYFMLIAIEAGSLIRGLILLLTFPIIAISYLLISESLAIKTMIYISFKGLKLRDIEHVSRTVLSRFYAGDVRKESFEVFDKCEGKKVVVTANPIIMVESFVKDYLGGDVVLGTSIGIDPLTQKATGFVTGDGVLVSGMKRKAIVAEFEGEGMPDVGLGDRKTDHDFMALCKEGYMVHRDKDAKPVPEDHLKSPIIIHEGRLVKRPDPLNAIIFFICLPFSFLLSLIKKDRLVHKMS